Genomic window (Campylobacter ureolyticus ACS-301-V-Sch3b):
TGGCGAGAATTACGGAGTCATATCAAAAGATGAGGCTTTAGACTTAGCAAACAAACAAGGTCTCGATTTAGTGCTAATAGCTCCTGATGCAAAACCGCCAGTTTGTAAGATTATGGATTATGGTAAATTTAGATACCAGCAAGAAAAAAAGCAAAAAGAAGCTAAGAAAAGGCAAAAAGTTATTGAGATTAAAGAGATAAAACTATCGGCTAAAATAGCACAAAATGATATAAACTATAAGATAAAGCACGCTATGAACTTTTTAGAGGGTGGAAAGCATGTTAGATTTCGCGTATTTTTAAAAGGACGAGAGATGGCAAACCCTGAAGTTGGTGTTGAGCTTTTAAACGATGTTTACAACTCAATAAGCGATGTTTGTGATAAAGACAGCGAGCCAAAATTTGAAGGAAGATACGTAAATATGCTTGTTGTTCCTAAAAAATAAGCCTTTAAAAAAGGCTTATTTTTATCTTTACACAATAAATAATATGATGCTAAAAGCTACTTTATATTGTTTATTTTTTTAGGGTTTGGTATATGTTTTTATAAAAATATGATTATTATTAATTGTATGGAATTTCTTAGAGTATTTTAATTTTTAAATATTTTGATAAGTTGGGATTAAATGGTGACCCCTACGAGAATTGAACTCGTGTTACCGCCGTGAAAGGGCGATGTCCTAACCGCTAGACGAAGGGGCCACGCTTTAAAATAAATGAAATATGATTATACTTTAGTTTAACTTAAAGGCTACTTAAAAATGAATAAAATTTTAAAAATATTTTTTCTAATTTACATTATTGTGTTTGGTGGATGTGTCACAAAAAATTTCATTAAACAAAACGGCGTTTTTTTTACTATGGTTAGTCCAGATTTTAAATTTAGCGATGCAGGTTTTATCAAAACTAGCAATAAATCGACTGAGTTTCAAATTTACAGCAGTGGTGTTAATATATTAAAAATTAATATAAAAGATAAAATTTGTTATAACGGCGTTTGTAAAGATGAGATAGAATTTAACAAAAGTTTTTTAAAAATGCCGTATTATAAAGGCTTTTTTGCTGAAATTTTAGGCAAAAAACCTATTTATAATGGAAGAGATTTGGTTAAAACAGATTGTGGATTTGATCAAAATTTAAGTAATATAACTTATCAAATTTGTGATAATAAAGTCTATTTTAAAAACCAAAAAGGCGTAAAAATAGTAATTAAGGAGATTAATTGAAAAAAATAGGAGCTCACGTAAGTGCAGCTGGTGGAGTAGAAAATGCACCTTTAAATGCTCTTACTATAGGAGCTGATGCCTTTGCCTTATTTGTAAAAAATCAAAGACAATGGAGTGCAAAAGCCCTTGAGGTTGAAAGTATAAATAAATTTGATGAGAATTTAAAACTTGCAAATATTAAAAAAGAACATATTTTACCACATAATAGCTATCTTATAAATTTGGGTCATCCAGATGCTGAAAAAAGAAAAAAATCAATTAATGCTTTTATAGATGAGATTAGTAGAGCAAATTTACTTGGATTAAAGATGATAAATTTTCATCCAGGCTCACACTTAAGAGAAATTTCAGAAAATGAATGTTTAGAAAATATTTCAAATTCTATAAATTTTATTATTGCAAATACAAGCGATGTTAAGCTAGTCATTGAAAATACAGCTGGGCAGGGTTCAAATTTGGGATATAAGCTCGAACACCTAGCGTATTTAATAGATAAAACACAAAACAAACAAAGAATTGGCGTTTGTATTGATACTTGTCATTTCTTTGCTGGCGGGTATGATATTCGTTCAAAAGAAAATTATAAAAAAACAATGAGTGAGTTCGATAGGCTGGTTGGATATAAGTATCTAAGCGGCATGCATTTAAATGATAGTAAAAATAGTCTTGGTGTAAAAAAAGATCGTCATGAAAGTATTGGAAAAGGTACTTTGGGGCTTGAGGCATTTGAAAATATCATGAGAGATGAAAACATAGATGAAATTCCTCTTATTTTAGAGACTATAAATCCTGAAATTTGGGCTGATGAAATAAAACTTTTAAGACAAATGTGCTAAAATTTAAATTCAAACAAATAAAAGGAAAAATTTGAAATATTTAATGGATTTTTTGCAAAAACCTGCTTCAAAAACTCAGATTTATTCTTTATTAAAGCTTAATGAAAATGAGGCAAGGATACTTCAGTTTTTGACAAAAAGCTATATTGAAGGCTCGCCGATAAATAGTGTTTTTAGTGTCTTATCAACTGCCTTTGAGGAAAGTGGTTATGGTTTTTTAATATATCTTGATGATATAAAAAATTTATTAAATTTAGGATATATCACACAAAATATTAATATATTTTCAAAAAGCAAACAAAACACAAAACTATCACTTTTGCATAGTGAAATCGAATTAAGCGAATATTTTTTGTCTGTTTTAGAGTGTGGCATAACTAAAACAACACTCCCTGAAATAACCAAATACGATGATGAGCTTAAATATTTAGAAGATCAGTTTTTACTCGTGAATTTATATAAAAAAAAGTTAAATTCACAAAGTAAAGACATAAGAACAAAACTTGATGAAAAAATAGAAAAACTTACAAATATAATCACTCAAAGAGTAAATTTAACTAAGATAAATTTAAGCGTTGAACAGCTTTTTAAAAAATATTCATTAAGCCAAGAAGAAAAAATCATATTTTTAGTGCTTTTAAAAGAGGAATATTCAAACGAGGATGAAATATTAAGAGATTCTAATACTCTTATTTCAATGATTAGCAAAGATGAGATGCACAAGTTAAAAAATAGAACCTTGTTAGAAGAAAATGCAAAATTAATGAGTTTGGGACTGATAGATTATGATGAAATTTTAGGAGCTACTTCTATAAATAAAAGCTATTTTATTTGTGAAGATGTGCTTTATAGCATAATGCATCCACAAAAAAATGATAAAAAAACAAAAAAAGCAATGCTTGAAAATATAGTAAAAGAAAGCGAAATTTTTGAGCTTATCGAGCCAAATACTGACATCGATGATGTTGTTTTAAATCCAAAAATTAAAGAAGTTTTAAATTCTATTTTAAAACAACTTGATAAAGATGTTATAAATAAACTTAGTAGTTGGGGCATAAAGACAAAAAAAGGAATCGATGCTAAAATTATTTTTTACGGACCTGCTGGAACTGGCAAAACAATGAGTGCTTTAAGTTTAGCAAAAAGCTTAAAAAAGCAAGTTTTAAGTTTTGATTGTTCAAAAATTTTATCAAAATATGTTGGCGAAAGCGAGCAAAATGTAAGGAAAATTTTTGATACTTACAAAAGCATTTGTAAAGAGGCGAAAATTGAGCCTGTGCTTTTGCTAAATGAAGCGGACCAGTTTTTATCAAGTAGAATGGAAAGTGGAACAAGTAGTGCTGATAAAATGCACAATCAAATGCAAAATATTTTTTTAGAGCAAATTGAGAGATTTGAAGGTGTTTTAATAGCTACAACAAATTTCTTACAAAGCTTAGATAGTGCTTTTTCAAGAAGATTTGATTTCAAAATAGAATTTAAAAAACCAAATTTTAATGAAAGGCTTATAATTTGGCAAAAAATAATGCCAGAAAATGCAAATTTTGAAGAAAATTTTAGCTTTAATGAGCTTGCTAAATTTGAACTAAGTGGTGCGCAAATAACTCTTGTTTTAAAAAATACGGCATTAAAGGTGGCTGTTAGAGACGATGATGTTTTTACCTTGAGAGATTTTATTGATGAGATTAAAAAAGAACAAATTTCAGCTTTTGATAGCGATAAAAAAGTAGGTTTATTGTAAATTTAAAAAAATAAATGAAAATAGTAAAATTCGTAAAAAGGAGAAAATATGGAATATATAGAAAATATTATGCAAAATAGATATTCATGCAGAAATTTTAAAGATGAAAAGATAAAAGATGGAGTTATAAATGAAATTTTAGACCTTACTCGTCTAACTCCAAGCTCTTTGGCACTTGAGCCGTGGAAATTTGTAGTTATATCAAAAGATGATGATATTAAAAAAATGGGTGAAATTTGTCTTAACCAGCCACAAGTATCAAGTTGCTCCCATGTAGTTGTCATAACTGCTAGGACTGATTTGCAAAGCAAAGATGAGTATTTAAAACACATTGTTTATAGCAAAAATAAAGGCGAGGATAAGGCAATTAAATTTTTAAAAATGGTTTCATCAAAAACTGATTTAATGACTAAGGATGAACTTTTTAATTATGCATCACTTCAGTGCTATATGGCTTTGGCAAATTTGGTAAATATTGCTTATTCAAAAAGAGTTAAAAGTTGCATAATAGGCGGATTTGACAAAGAAAAATTAACTAAATTTTTAAATTTACCAAATGAGCTTAGGCCTTGTATTGTTGTAGCTTTAGGTTTAAGCGATGAAAAAAGTACTCCAAAAATTAGACAAAGTTTAGATGAAGTTGTTGTTTGGAGATAAAATAAAATTTTTCAAGGTACCTTTTGGTACCTTGCTTGGTTATTGTAGTAATGAAAATTTTAATATTTTTCTTTCCAAGGATGCTTTAAAATCACTAAAATGTAGATATCATATTTTAAAATTTCAAAAAGCATCACATTTTTTATAAATAAGTTTCCTTATAAGTTCATTATTTTATGCTTGGCGCTTTTAATTTGCAGCTAATTTTTTAGCTTTAAATTTTTTTCTTTAAATTAAAACAATATGGATAATTAAGGATAGGTAGTGGTGGCCTCGATTGGACTTGAACCAACGACCACCACCATGTCAAGGTGGTGCTCTACCAACTGAGCTACGAGACCATAAATTTTAAGCCAAGATTATATCAAGTTATTATAAATTTGAACTTTAAAATCTATCTTTGCTTATTTTAACTAAAAAAAATAGTTAAAATTTGAGTGTACTGATAACACTCAAATTTAATTTTTTGCTTTTTTTGGACTTCCGTCTGGGTTGTTGCCAACTATTTTGGCAGCAAAATATCCAACTACACCTGAGACTAAAGAGCCACATAAAATAGCCAACTTGTCAGTTCCGTGGTAAAGAAGAATTGAATTTTCTCCGTATGCTAGTCCATCAACAAATAAGCTCATTGTAAAGCCAATACCACAAATTATGGCTATAGCATAGAGTTGTTTCCAGTTTGCTTTTTCAGGCATATAGGCAAAGCCTGCTTTTATAATAATAAAACTAAATAAAAATATTCCTATCTGTTTTCCTACAAAAAGTCCTAGGAAAATTCCCATAGGAACTGTTCCAAAAATATGACTTGCATCAAGTCCGTGCATGCTAACTCCAGCATTTACAAAAGCAAAAAGAGGAAGTATTATGTAATTTACTGGTAGTCCTAAGATTTGCTCCATTTCTTTTGACATTGAGTTACCTTTTTTTGTATAAAGAGGTATGGTAAATGCTGCTACAACGCCTGCAATACTTGCGTGAATGCCTGAGTTTAAGACAAAAAACCAAAGGATTAGTGAAAGAACTACATACGGTGTTTTGCTGCTAACTCCAATTCTATTTATAAAAATTAAAACTCCAACTAGCACAAAAGAAAGTAAAAGGTATAAAAAGCTTAAATCCCCTGTATAAAAAAGTGCAATTATAACAATAGCGCACAAGTCATCCATTATGGCTAGAGTTAAAACAAATATTTTAAGGCTTGATGGAATTCTTCTTCCAAGAAGTGCTAAAACTCCAACCGCAAAGGCAATATCAGTTGCTGTTGGTATAGCCCAACCATGGATAGCATGATTTTGTGCATTTAAATTTATTATAACAAATACTAATGCAGGAACTATAACTCCACCAAGAGCTGCAAAAACAGGAAGTAAAACTTGAGAAAAATGTTTTAGTTGTCCTTCTAACATCTCTCTTTTTAGTTCAAGCCCAATTGCAAAGAAAAATAAAGCCATCAAAGCATCATTTATCCAAAAGTGCATACTTCCTAAGATGTTAAAAGATGGTATTGTAAAAGGGGTAAAATGAACAAACCAATTATAAAGTTTATCAAGACCTGGGATATTTGCAAAAACAAGCGCTAAAAATGCCGCAAATAGTAGTAGCATCCCAGCTCCGCTTTCTGAGGAGATTAATCTGTCTATAAGTTTTTTCATCAATAAGCCTTTTAATTGTATTTAATGTTACATTTTAATAGATAAAAGCCTAAAATACAATAAATTGAAGAAGTTTTAAAAGTTTTTTTATATAAGTATAACATTTAGTAACAAAAAGCATAAAGCACTATGATGCTTTATGCTTGCAATTTATAAGTTATTTAATAACACCACAAATCATTCTTGCGCCGCCACCGCCAAGTTTAGCAGGGTTATCGCTATGGTTATCTCCACCTACATGAACCATTATAGAATGACCTTTAAGTTCATCTATGTTTTTGATTTTTGGAGCTAAAACAGGATAGTTTGCAACTCCATTTTTATCAACATAAAGAGCTGGTAAATCACCC
Coding sequences:
- the infC gene encoding translation initiation factor IF-3, producing MSKEKMVYLNEDIRAKEVRCVGDDGENYGVISKDEALDLANKQGLDLVLIAPDAKPPVCKIMDYGKFRYQQEKKQKEAKKRQKVIEIKEIKLSAKIAQNDINYKIKHAMNFLEGGKHVRFRVFLKGREMANPEVGVELLNDVYNSISDVCDKDSEPKFEGRYVNMLVVPKK
- the nfo gene encoding deoxyribonuclease IV; translation: MKKIGAHVSAAGGVENAPLNALTIGADAFALFVKNQRQWSAKALEVESINKFDENLKLANIKKEHILPHNSYLINLGHPDAEKRKKSINAFIDEISRANLLGLKMINFHPGSHLREISENECLENISNSINFIIANTSDVKLVIENTAGQGSNLGYKLEHLAYLIDKTQNKQRIGVCIDTCHFFAGGYDIRSKENYKKTMSEFDRLVGYKYLSGMHLNDSKNSLGVKKDRHESIGKGTLGLEAFENIMRDENIDEIPLILETINPEIWADEIKLLRQMC
- a CDS encoding ATP-binding protein; this encodes MKYLMDFLQKPASKTQIYSLLKLNENEARILQFLTKSYIEGSPINSVFSVLSTAFEESGYGFLIYLDDIKNLLNLGYITQNINIFSKSKQNTKLSLLHSEIELSEYFLSVLECGITKTTLPEITKYDDELKYLEDQFLLVNLYKKKLNSQSKDIRTKLDEKIEKLTNIITQRVNLTKINLSVEQLFKKYSLSQEEKIIFLVLLKEEYSNEDEILRDSNTLISMISKDEMHKLKNRTLLEENAKLMSLGLIDYDEILGATSINKSYFICEDVLYSIMHPQKNDKKTKKAMLENIVKESEIFELIEPNTDIDDVVLNPKIKEVLNSILKQLDKDVINKLSSWGIKTKKGIDAKIIFYGPAGTGKTMSALSLAKSLKKQVLSFDCSKILSKYVGESEQNVRKIFDTYKSICKEAKIEPVLLLNEADQFLSSRMESGTSSADKMHNQMQNIFLEQIERFEGVLIATTNFLQSLDSAFSRRFDFKIEFKKPNFNERLIIWQKIMPENANFEENFSFNELAKFELSGAQITLVLKNTALKVAVRDDDVFTLRDFIDEIKKEQISAFDSDKKVGLL
- a CDS encoding nitroreductase family protein, with protein sequence MEYIENIMQNRYSCRNFKDEKIKDGVINEILDLTRLTPSSLALEPWKFVVISKDDDIKKMGEICLNQPQVSSCSHVVVITARTDLQSKDEYLKHIVYSKNKGEDKAIKFLKMVSSKTDLMTKDELFNYASLQCYMALANLVNIAYSKRVKSCIIGGFDKEKLTKFLNLPNELRPCIVVALGLSDEKSTPKIRQSLDEVVVWR
- the nhaA gene encoding Na+/H+ antiporter NhaA, which gives rise to MKKLIDRLISSESGAGMLLLFAAFLALVFANIPGLDKLYNWFVHFTPFTIPSFNILGSMHFWINDALMALFFFAIGLELKREMLEGQLKHFSQVLLPVFAALGGVIVPALVFVIINLNAQNHAIHGWAIPTATDIAFAVGVLALLGRRIPSSLKIFVLTLAIMDDLCAIVIIALFYTGDLSFLYLLLSFVLVGVLIFINRIGVSSKTPYVVLSLILWFFVLNSGIHASIAGVVAAFTIPLYTKKGNSMSKEMEQILGLPVNYIILPLFAFVNAGVSMHGLDASHIFGTVPMGIFLGLFVGKQIGIFLFSFIIIKAGFAYMPEKANWKQLYAIAIICGIGFTMSLFVDGLAYGENSILLYHGTDKLAILCGSLVSGVVGYFAAKIVGNNPDGSPKKAKN